The genomic region GCTTAAAGATTTTGTGCTTACTTAAGTATGATAGGCTAGTGTTTATATTGCTTGTTCAtagcaaatgtttattttatacacTGGTGATATTTACAACATACTATACTTGCTTTATGCCTGATTAATACTTTGTTTAAAGCTTAAGAAGGGGGATGTAGTATATGCAGTGAATGGTTCTGTCCAGGACACCCCCATATAGTTTGTGTAGTTGGTATGACCCACTGGTGTATGGCATGTTGCCAACTTGGCGAGTTAAGTTCATGGCATGCTAGTAAAGAAGCTGATCGATATAAAATCCTGTGCGTACGTGTcttaatgttaactaaagttTAACAAAGACCACAACACCTAGTGCAGGTTTATTGCAGATACATTAGGTGAAAACAGGAATAACAGGTGAGTAGAACTGAACTGAAAATAACAGTCAAGAGAATGTCTGAGGATCCACACAAGGAAATAACAACATGcaaaatcagttcatgtgcaAACGCTGCCTGTTAAGTCATTTCCTGATAAGGCagtgaggcaacaagtcagctgacTAAGCTTTCGGATGCAGCCCTTGTGTTTGACTGCTGGTAGATGAGGAACAGGTGTAAGTACCCCCCTCACTCTCCCAAGAGTGAGTGGGCAGCACCTGCGCACTCTCCCAAGCCTAGCAGGGAGAGTGAATAGAGTGTTAATAGAGATGGAGAGCTGGGTGGAGCAGGATGTGACGTGAGCCATGAATAAAAAACAAGTCTAGCAGGTATATGGtcctttaatgtttatatgGGGACAGAGAAAACAAAACTCTTCACAGAGAAAACAACAACGCAGCCTTGCAGTTGGAACCCGGACCCTGATATATTTGCTTCCAAAATGAATGGTAAGAAAGAGAGAGCATGTTGGTATGATGTAAAGCTTATGCAAGATAACTAATAGGAGCACAAAATAGTAATACAAGATAAACAAGGAATAGTGGCAtgaacaaaaataatttcaatgCTTTCCTATATCTTAAGAAAGTAAACAATtaagtgaaatattaataatttttgtaatccacttttaaagttgtttttgtttgataattttttttttacatattacatatttacaagcaagaacaacagtttTGACTTCACTTTCTCAATAGATATGGACAACAATGAGACTTCTAATAGACAACCATCAAATCAACCATCAAATATGTCATGGGGCTTTTTATTTGCCCCATGCTTTATTGCAATTATCTTTGTTGGAGTACAGATGAACAACCAGGTATGTACTAAAATTTAATACAGCCAGAAACCATATAATCATATGTTCCATTTCCACTGCGAAGAAGTATTGGGCCATTTTAAGTAAGATTCCAAATCACAGGGAGTACATAAGTTCAGTCCAAGACTTCAACGAGCGCTGTCAACATCATATGAAACAACACTGATCACTTCACAGGAAGTGGAGAGGGAAATTTACTTAGTATTCACTACGCACCACCTCAGGACGAGGAAGTTTATCAAAACTAAATGAGATGTATTTGAGTCTTTAGCATTATTAAAAAGTTGAATGAATCTAAGATTTACCGGTTTACCGTAGTTATTGTAGTTAATGCAATTATCATGATTCATGCATAACagctaaaaacaaacacaatattACTTAatctttatattaaatattccaACAGAAATCAGAAATATCACCTGATTATTagaatattacaaattataaaattcaatctaatatatattttacataaattcACATGGGTGTAgcttattatttacatttatatttgtgATAAATAATATACACATGGGTGTATtacatgtatatattattattaataatattaatattttattatacagaTATACTATGCCATTATAACTGAAACATTATGCGTGAATGCGAGTTTCATCTGTGCTTGCTGCAAGGTGTTCCATATGATCACATTTTGTCAAGTGAAGTGAACTTTGACAGATATCCCCTATAGTGAGGAAGCAGGGAACAGATTTATTATCCTTTTTATAATTGCACATGTAGGCAAACGAAATatagaaaacagtaatatgtgatatatgtgaatatatgtgatatatgtgaaacatataataataaatattaataacataataataatattatgtaCTTAACTTTCAGATATGTGACGACAAACAAAATCACACTTCCTATAAAATCACAAAGGATTTAGGTACtgggttttatttattttttttaatctcaaatACAGGTCTAAAATATTGATCgaaataatacataataatacatagttttatttatatatttatgatgaaaatgaatattactAATTGTAATGAATGTATATTTTACTGTCTATGAGAATGTATTAGGGCTAAATTAAAAGTAATTCTTATTAATCATCCAGACGAACCGCTCCGGATTCTTTTGGTTGGAATGACAGGGGCAGGAAGAAGTGAAACAGGCAACACCATCCTGGgaaaaaaggtttttaaatCTGAGATATCATCCTCCTCTGTGACTAAGCAATGTGAGAAAAATAATGCAACAGTTAATGGAAGAAACATATTAGTTATTGACACCCCGGGTCTGTTTGACACCAGCCTGACTACAGATGAAGTGGTCAACAGAATTAAGCATTGCATTTTACTCTCTGCTCCTGGTCCACATGTCTTCTTAGTTGTGATTCAGTTGGGCAGATTCACTGATGAAGAGGCAGAAGCTGTTAAaatcattcaaaacatttttggtGAGGAAGCCTCCACATACACCATGGCACTGTTCACTCATGGAGATCAACTGGAGGAGAACATTCACACTTTTGTGCGGCGCAGCCCAAAACTGCTCAGTTTCATCAAAACATGCAGTGGAAGATTCCAAGTGTTCAACAATAAAGAACAAAATCCTGAACAGGTCATTCAGTTGTTTGAACAGATTGACAGAATAGTTACTGGGAATGGTGGGCAACATTATGTCAATGAGATTCTtgaaacagagaaagagaaatgtcacatcCTGAAAGAGACTGAGGAACAGAGAAAGAAGGAAACCGAAACTCTGAGGGCTACACTTGAAGGTGAAGCTTTTGAAAAAGCAAAAGATAAACTGGACAATGAATATGAACAGCAGGCACGTTGGCAAGCTGAGAAAAACATTCGGATGCGAAATAGTGGGTTTTCTTTTCTTAATGACGTaagaactttttttcaaaagaaacCTGAATCTTGAAAagagcaataaaataaaaaataaataaaactgaaaattgaatgaataaattaattatattaaaagtaaaagtgaaatagaatatataatatgcagaataaataaataaatatttaattatatatgcacacatGGACTCTCCATTGTGTCACTCTTCTGTGACACTGTGacatcacatgcactcactgcAGAGAAACTGGAAATAAGTTGCGAGAACAATGTTCTGTGTTATcccttaaaaacaaaacaatacccTACATAGACATTTGCATGTCATCTCAAGCATATTTAATTGCTGTATCCAAAA from Megalobrama amblycephala isolate DHTTF-2021 linkage group LG7, ASM1881202v1, whole genome shotgun sequence harbors:
- the LOC125273141 gene encoding GTPase IMAP family member 4-like; this translates as MTGAGRSETGNTILGKKVFKSEISSSSVTKQCEKNNATVNGRNILVIDTPGLFDTSLTTDEVVNRIKHCILLSAPGPHVFLVVIQLGRFTDEEAEAVKIIQNIFGEEASTYTMALFTHGDQLEENIHTFVRRSPKLLSFIKTCSGRFQVFNNKEQNPEQVIQLFEQIDRIVTGNGGQHYVNEILETEKEKCHILKETEEQRKKETETLRATLEGEAFEKAKDKLDNEYEQQARWQAEKNIRMRNSGFSFLNDVRTFFQKKPES